Proteins encoded in a region of the Schaalia hyovaginalis genome:
- the cas7e gene encoding type I-E CRISPR-associated protein Cas7/Cse4/CasC, whose product MARFIDIHVLQTLPPSNPNRDQTGAPKSAVFGGARRMRISSQAIKRATRKDFETSLPDGNRGIRTKRIVEILREEIVSRRPELESQATALAETALTEIGFKIGDPKGKKTEEQLKEAGFLVFLSAKQIEHVADAIISVAEAEDVKKAFKELRPKTLVDTDHSVDIALFGRMVAEPNALNVDAACQVAHALGVGAVMSEFDYYTAVDDAKSADDDADEGAGMIGTIEFASATLYRYATIDLEMLRKNLGDQAVAEEAVDMFITSFVRAMPTGKITTFANRTLPDAVLVQVRDDQPINLVGAFEDPVSSDEGGFVAPATKRFVGYEKDLEEGSGLRPATSLVAWTTERAGEIAALGKRVPLSELGKETVKAIRSEQ is encoded by the coding sequence ATGGCACGTTTCATTGATATCCACGTTCTTCAGACCCTCCCGCCCTCGAATCCCAATCGTGATCAAACCGGGGCGCCCAAGTCCGCAGTTTTCGGAGGGGCTCGAAGGATGCGAATCTCTTCGCAAGCGATCAAACGGGCAACCAGGAAAGATTTCGAAACCTCCCTGCCTGATGGGAACCGGGGGATTCGGACGAAGCGAATCGTTGAGATCCTCCGTGAGGAGATTGTTTCGCGTCGTCCTGAGCTCGAGTCTCAGGCGACTGCCCTCGCCGAAACGGCGCTGACTGAAATTGGGTTCAAGATTGGCGATCCGAAGGGCAAGAAGACGGAGGAACAGCTGAAAGAAGCGGGATTCCTCGTGTTCCTCTCGGCAAAGCAGATCGAGCATGTTGCCGATGCGATCATTTCGGTTGCTGAGGCCGAGGACGTGAAGAAGGCGTTCAAGGAATTGAGGCCGAAAACCCTTGTGGATACCGATCACTCGGTCGATATTGCCCTCTTCGGAAGGATGGTCGCAGAACCCAACGCCCTCAACGTCGATGCGGCCTGCCAAGTTGCTCACGCTCTCGGCGTCGGCGCGGTGATGTCCGAGTTCGACTACTACACGGCCGTCGATGATGCGAAGAGCGCTGACGATGACGCGGATGAAGGCGCCGGGATGATCGGTACGATCGAGTTCGCTTCGGCGACCCTCTACCGTTATGCCACGATCGACCTCGAGATGCTTCGTAAGAACCTTGGGGATCAGGCGGTCGCTGAGGAAGCGGTCGATATGTTCATCACCAGCTTCGTCCGGGCAATGCCCACCGGGAAGATCACAACTTTTGCGAATCGCACGCTTCCTGACGCGGTACTCGTTCAAGTTCGGGATGATCAGCCGATCAACCTCGTTGGAGCGTTCGAAGATCCGGTCAGCTCGGATGAGGGTGGCTTCGTTGCTCCAGCGACGAAGCGCTTCGTTGGCTACGAGAAAGACCTTGAAGAGGGAAGCGGGCTTCGCCCCGCGACATCCCTGGTTGCATGGACGACAGAGCGAGCGGGCGAGATCGCTGCTCTCGGGAAGCGAGTTCCGCTTTCGGAACTCGGAAAGGAAACTGTCAAGGCAATCCGGAGCGAGCAATGA
- the casA gene encoding type I-E CRISPR-associated protein Cse1/CasA, which produces MTESAYNLLDEKWIPIRLLDGTVDHVGFRELFSRAGEIADLACELPTVSFAIKRLLLAICYRTIDVPDLESWGEIWDSGLPEEPIQQYFDRWNDRFYLFDPQYPFMQAPQLATPKGAVSGLEKIVADIPNGEPFFTIRQQRSIERISPAEGAQWLIHAQAFDPSGIRSGAVGDPEQTNGKGYPIGPSWTGQLGGVWLKGETLDESLVLNLVPRDRLKTKGPSSLGPLGACSWETDEIETAIRRNYAQKTKENPNGNPDPQGYAISRLLTWHSRRIRLFGDVDGVTGVILAQGDKLGPQNMQDYEPMSLWRYSAPQSKKFSRTVYMPRKHEPGRAFWRSLPGTLPFVEKTKGVDGQAHDAFLPSATLEFHASIENLTVSKEYPIRIRLEAVGIQYGAQEASIDDIYHDEVDLATVLLRERKRDFPDLIRTEVEAVEQVATRIGILAANLARAAGESGEGVGDGARDRAKTRFFSLIDAPFRQWLSEIAETSNIESERDQWKRVLHNTALHLAGELIDRAPESALIGRDTGMTFMSAWRAESIFRNDLNRILQLSGSDTKGESA; this is translated from the coding sequence ATGACGGAATCCGCTTACAACCTTCTCGACGAGAAATGGATTCCCATCCGCCTGCTCGACGGCACGGTGGATCATGTCGGTTTCCGAGAGCTCTTCTCTCGAGCAGGAGAAATCGCTGATCTTGCCTGCGAGCTGCCGACGGTGAGTTTCGCGATTAAACGGCTGCTTCTTGCGATCTGTTATCGAACCATCGATGTGCCAGATCTTGAATCCTGGGGAGAGATCTGGGACTCGGGTCTGCCGGAAGAGCCGATTCAACAGTATTTCGATCGGTGGAATGATCGTTTCTACCTCTTCGATCCTCAGTACCCCTTCATGCAGGCGCCGCAGCTCGCCACTCCGAAGGGCGCCGTGTCCGGACTGGAGAAGATCGTCGCCGACATTCCGAACGGCGAACCCTTCTTCACGATTCGACAGCAGCGCTCGATCGAGCGGATCTCCCCGGCTGAGGGCGCACAATGGCTGATTCATGCGCAGGCCTTCGATCCCTCAGGAATCCGATCAGGTGCGGTCGGCGACCCTGAGCAGACCAATGGAAAGGGCTATCCGATTGGCCCCAGCTGGACAGGGCAACTCGGAGGCGTATGGCTCAAAGGAGAGACCCTGGACGAGTCTCTGGTCCTCAACCTCGTTCCGCGAGATCGTCTCAAGACCAAGGGGCCCTCAAGCCTTGGCCCCCTCGGCGCCTGCTCTTGGGAAACGGATGAAATTGAGACGGCCATCCGTAGGAACTACGCGCAGAAGACGAAAGAAAATCCGAATGGCAATCCCGATCCTCAGGGATACGCGATCTCGCGGCTCCTCACCTGGCATTCCAGGAGGATCCGTCTTTTCGGCGATGTTGACGGTGTCACCGGTGTGATCCTAGCGCAAGGCGATAAGCTCGGGCCGCAGAACATGCAGGACTACGAGCCGATGAGTCTATGGCGGTATTCCGCTCCGCAATCAAAGAAATTCTCAAGAACGGTGTACATGCCGAGAAAGCACGAGCCGGGCCGTGCATTTTGGCGTTCGCTTCCGGGAACGCTTCCCTTTGTTGAAAAAACCAAGGGAGTAGACGGACAGGCGCATGATGCCTTTCTTCCCAGCGCAACCCTTGAGTTCCACGCATCGATCGAGAATCTCACCGTGTCGAAGGAGTATCCGATCCGGATTCGGCTCGAGGCCGTAGGCATTCAATACGGTGCTCAAGAGGCATCGATCGACGACATTTACCACGATGAAGTAGACCTCGCGACAGTTCTCCTCAGAGAGCGGAAGAGAGACTTCCCCGACCTTATTCGGACTGAAGTGGAAGCCGTCGAGCAAGTTGCGACGAGAATCGGCATTCTTGCGGCAAACCTTGCGCGAGCTGCAGGGGAGAGCGGCGAAGGAGTCGGCGATGGAGCCCGCGATCGGGCTAAAACGCGATTCTTCTCGTTGATCGATGCTCCCTTCAGGCAATGGCTGTCCGAAATTGCTGAGACTTCGAACATTGAATCTGAGCGTGATCAGTGGAAGCGCGTTCTTCATAATACGGCGCTCCATCTCGCCGGTGAACTCATCGATCGCGCACCCGAGAGCGCGCTGATCGGAAGAGATACAGGCATGACCTTCATGAGCGCATGGCGAGCTGAATCCATTTTCAGAAATGACCTCAATCGAATCCTTCAGTTGTCTGGAAGCGACACGAAAGGAGAATCAGCATGA
- the cysS gene encoding cysteine--tRNA ligase, translating to MTLHLHDSKTARLQPLIPVNPGRVGIYLCGATVQGSPHVGHLRAAVSFDTLVRWLLRQGLEVTYVRNVTDIDDKILAKSAEAGADWWAWAYRFEREFTGAYDTLGVLPPTYEPRATGHIPDQIELVRRLIERGHAYDDGCGNVYFDVHSQPDYGSITRQRLVDMRTTEDEAQIDAAVEAGKRDPRDFALWKARKDSEPETASWESPWGRGRPGWHLECSAMSRRYLGDEFDIHGGGIDLRFPHHENEQAQSHGAGWEFARLWVHNAWVTTKGEKMSKSLGNVLSIGALTRDFPAAAVRWALSTVHHRSAIEWGPETLPAAAAAWVKFSGFVERAIDAVGEVPVEDLAVPASELPGGFVSAMDDDLNVAGALAVIHEHLKRGNTAIDEGDAAAVKREQMLVRSMLDVLGLDPASQQWRSGLGAGAGADSSEHEALDALVQALISERAQARASKDWARADELRDRLAAAGIAVADGRDGASWKLA from the coding sequence ATGACGCTGCACCTGCACGACTCGAAGACGGCCCGCCTCCAGCCCCTCATCCCGGTGAACCCCGGGCGCGTGGGGATCTACCTGTGCGGCGCCACGGTGCAGGGCTCCCCGCACGTCGGTCACCTGCGCGCGGCGGTCTCCTTCGACACGCTCGTGCGCTGGCTGCTCCGCCAGGGGCTCGAGGTCACCTACGTCCGCAACGTCACCGACATCGACGACAAGATCCTCGCCAAGTCCGCCGAGGCGGGCGCCGACTGGTGGGCCTGGGCGTACCGATTCGAGCGCGAATTCACCGGGGCTTACGACACCCTCGGCGTTCTTCCGCCGACCTACGAGCCGCGCGCGACCGGGCACATCCCCGACCAGATCGAGCTCGTGCGCCGCCTCATCGAGCGCGGGCACGCCTACGACGACGGGTGCGGCAACGTCTACTTCGATGTTCACTCCCAGCCCGACTACGGGTCGATCACGCGCCAGCGGCTCGTCGACATGCGCACGACCGAGGACGAGGCCCAGATCGACGCGGCCGTCGAAGCGGGCAAGCGCGATCCGCGCGACTTCGCCCTGTGGAAGGCGCGCAAGGACTCGGAGCCCGAGACCGCTTCCTGGGAATCGCCGTGGGGGAGGGGGCGTCCGGGCTGGCACCTCGAGTGCTCGGCCATGTCGCGCCGCTACCTCGGCGACGAGTTCGACATCCACGGCGGCGGCATCGACCTGCGCTTCCCGCACCACGAGAACGAGCAGGCCCAGTCGCACGGCGCCGGATGGGAGTTCGCGCGCCTGTGGGTCCACAACGCGTGGGTGACGACCAAGGGCGAGAAGATGTCGAAGTCCTTGGGCAACGTCCTGTCCATCGGGGCTCTGACGAGGGACTTCCCGGCCGCGGCCGTGAGGTGGGCCCTGTCGACCGTTCATCATCGTTCGGCGATCGAATGGGGCCCGGAAACCCTGCCCGCTGCCGCTGCCGCCTGGGTGAAGTTCTCCGGCTTCGTCGAACGCGCGATCGACGCGGTCGGCGAGGTCCCCGTCGAGGATCTCGCCGTGCCCGCCTCCGAGCTGCCCGGTGGCTTCGTCTCTGCGATGGACGACGACCTCAACGTCGCGGGAGCGCTCGCGGTCATCCACGAGCACCTCAAGCGCGGCAATACCGCGATCGACGAGGGCGATGCCGCGGCCGTGAAGAGGGAGCAGATGCTCGTCCGCTCCATGCTCGACGTCCTCGGCCTGGATCCGGCGTCGCAGCAGTGGCGCTCCGGCCTCGGCGCGGGCGCCGGCGCGGATTCGTCCGAGCACGAGGCGCTCGACGCCCTTGTCCAGGCGCTCATCTCCGAGCGGGCCCAGGCGCGCGCTTCGAAGGACTGGGCGCGAGCCGACGAACTGCGCGACCGCCTCGCCGCGGCGGGCATCGCCGTGGCCGACGGTCGGGACGGGGCGAGCTGGAAGCTGGCGTGA
- the cas3 gene encoding CRISPR-associated helicase Cas3', translating into MARTKVVHDALACQTLKRHDAEFLEPQSDLTDSSLSLLAHSFWAKSGRGRPDLWLSVPQHLMDASDVAGKLFDEYASEHHRKLMASVWGGDQGSARSALCFLAAVHDVGKCSPAFACQVPTLADLLRPEDLEVPHWKELPGRSRLPHGFVSYFALVEAIVAGGGDEIRARQWAALVGVHHGRYPSPSTMNDARAAYADTRLAGAERWRAARREIIEWAAKRSGFPLSAPEPSALPKLPIAVASVYASLIVMADWIASNEAYFPLMPVEQRFASMCPAAQIRRVEAGWRAARMPSPMRFGRNIENDIPNRYRLRFGWGDEIRPTAAQVGAVQAAEDDDPDLMIVEAPPGSGKTELAFSVAEVLMKKRSLQGVMVGLPTQATTDAMFERAKAWLRSILEDVPQNLGIFLAHGKNELNEDFLQLLDNDARGLEVYDDESPLLGSHGETKLGAGLVANSWMASRWRSLLSPVVVGTIDQVLLAALQSRHVLMRHLGLMGKVVIIDEVHAADAYMETYLESALTWLGMYEVPVVLLSATLPSARRRALVSAYQRGRTGKEVGTAALEGDIGYPVITSLPSDGRPPSVKVFDGGQDHVKKTIRPVCMASEEEIGGHLHDLLDEGGCALVVRNTVDEAQRTYDALLGFFDADETTLLHSRFLASDRIVLDAKMRDLFGKNSRQRPRRHVVVATQVIEQSLDIDFDVVFTDPAPMDLLLQRAGRLHRHIGRIRPSRLHEAECLVLLKTIGSDPWEYSKGSERVYGAHRILRMLAMLSETGQLTVAEPQDYAMLTQRAYSDEPLGPKSWQELMEEARREVESNENTARLRANEWSLYSPELQSWTGESLLIHFSGNEATGEEASPVGRAGARAAVRDSEDQIPIIVVPIDPFLGGVAVELPWEGEGGELRIIETSTWPSSGLARRIRSWSVSLPPWKFKEKAEDLDATIAAVAQAIWKDERVTKWRLLEHPLLSGELVLPMVKVDEFSDRLEAEVRGRRLVYTNRRGLEVQNS; encoded by the coding sequence ATGGCGCGAACGAAGGTTGTTCACGATGCGTTGGCATGTCAGACGCTCAAGCGACACGATGCTGAGTTCCTTGAGCCGCAGAGTGATCTCACCGACTCCTCCCTTTCGTTGCTGGCTCACTCATTTTGGGCGAAGAGCGGCAGGGGGAGGCCCGACTTGTGGCTCTCGGTTCCGCAGCACTTGATGGACGCCTCGGATGTCGCAGGGAAGCTCTTCGATGAGTACGCCTCGGAGCATCATCGGAAGCTCATGGCCTCGGTGTGGGGAGGGGATCAAGGTTCGGCCCGCTCCGCTTTGTGCTTCCTGGCTGCGGTGCACGATGTTGGTAAGTGCTCTCCAGCATTTGCTTGCCAAGTGCCGACCCTTGCGGATCTCCTTCGGCCCGAAGATCTCGAGGTCCCTCACTGGAAGGAGTTGCCTGGGCGTTCACGATTACCACACGGTTTCGTCAGCTACTTCGCCCTTGTCGAAGCAATCGTCGCAGGTGGTGGGGATGAGATTCGGGCCCGTCAGTGGGCCGCGCTCGTCGGTGTGCATCACGGGAGATATCCGAGCCCCTCGACCATGAATGATGCGAGAGCTGCCTATGCGGACACAAGACTGGCGGGCGCTGAACGATGGCGTGCGGCGAGGCGGGAAATCATCGAGTGGGCGGCGAAGCGAAGCGGATTTCCGCTGAGCGCTCCTGAGCCGAGCGCCTTGCCGAAACTGCCGATCGCGGTTGCCTCGGTGTACGCCTCGCTCATTGTCATGGCCGATTGGATTGCCTCGAACGAAGCCTATTTCCCTCTCATGCCGGTCGAACAGCGCTTCGCGTCGATGTGCCCCGCCGCCCAAATTCGCAGAGTTGAAGCGGGTTGGCGAGCTGCGCGCATGCCCTCGCCCATGCGCTTCGGAAGAAATATTGAGAACGACATTCCGAATCGCTATCGCCTCCGCTTTGGTTGGGGAGATGAGATCCGCCCAACGGCCGCACAGGTCGGTGCTGTGCAGGCTGCGGAGGACGATGACCCGGATCTCATGATCGTTGAAGCCCCGCCCGGTAGCGGCAAGACTGAGCTTGCTTTCTCCGTGGCTGAAGTTCTCATGAAGAAGAGGAGCCTTCAGGGTGTGATGGTGGGCCTTCCGACTCAGGCGACCACCGACGCCATGTTCGAGCGCGCCAAAGCATGGCTGAGGAGCATTCTCGAAGATGTGCCACAAAACCTGGGCATCTTCCTCGCCCATGGGAAGAACGAACTCAATGAGGACTTCCTTCAGCTTCTCGACAACGATGCTCGGGGGCTCGAGGTCTACGATGACGAATCTCCGCTCCTGGGATCGCACGGGGAGACCAAGCTTGGTGCGGGGCTCGTGGCGAACAGTTGGATGGCCTCGCGCTGGCGCAGCCTGCTCTCCCCCGTCGTCGTCGGCACGATCGATCAAGTGCTGCTCGCTGCCCTTCAGTCCCGGCATGTGCTCATGCGTCACCTCGGTCTCATGGGGAAAGTCGTCATCATCGATGAAGTGCATGCGGCTGACGCCTACATGGAGACCTATCTCGAATCTGCGCTCACATGGCTCGGAATGTATGAAGTGCCGGTCGTTCTTCTCTCTGCGACCCTCCCCTCGGCTCGGCGACGCGCCCTCGTCAGCGCCTATCAGCGAGGGCGGACTGGGAAGGAGGTCGGGACAGCGGCACTCGAGGGGGATATCGGCTACCCGGTGATCACCAGCCTCCCCTCGGATGGACGTCCGCCATCGGTGAAAGTCTTCGATGGTGGGCAGGACCACGTGAAGAAGACGATCCGCCCAGTGTGCATGGCGAGTGAGGAAGAAATCGGAGGTCACCTTCATGACCTGCTCGACGAAGGCGGCTGTGCCCTCGTCGTACGAAACACCGTGGACGAGGCCCAACGAACCTACGATGCCCTTCTTGGATTCTTCGACGCAGATGAGACGACACTCCTGCACTCCCGTTTTCTTGCGAGTGACAGGATCGTGCTTGACGCGAAGATGCGCGATCTTTTCGGGAAGAACTCGAGGCAGCGGCCGCGTCGGCATGTCGTCGTCGCTACGCAAGTGATCGAACAAAGCCTCGATATTGACTTCGACGTCGTTTTCACTGATCCGGCACCGATGGATCTCCTTTTGCAGAGGGCGGGCCGGCTGCATCGTCACATCGGCCGCATCAGACCTTCACGACTTCACGAGGCAGAATGCCTTGTGCTCCTCAAAACGATCGGCTCGGATCCGTGGGAGTACTCGAAGGGAAGCGAACGGGTGTATGGCGCGCACAGGATCCTCCGAATGCTCGCCATGCTCTCCGAGACCGGGCAGCTCACCGTCGCTGAGCCCCAGGACTACGCGATGCTCACTCAGCGCGCATACTCTGACGAACCCCTCGGTCCGAAGTCGTGGCAGGAACTCATGGAAGAAGCGCGGCGGGAAGTCGAGTCGAATGAGAACACTGCTCGACTCAGGGCCAATGAGTGGTCGCTCTATTCTCCTGAACTCCAGTCCTGGACGGGAGAATCGCTCTTGATTCACTTCTCCGGGAATGAAGCGACAGGTGAGGAAGCGAGTCCCGTCGGGCGGGCCGGGGCTCGTGCGGCGGTGCGCGACTCGGAGGACCAGATCCCCATCATCGTTGTGCCCATCGATCCCTTCTTGGGGGGAGTGGCGGTTGAACTTCCATGGGAAGGGGAAGGCGGCGAACTGCGCATCATTGAAACGAGTACATGGCCGTCGAGCGGCTTGGCCAGACGAATCCGCTCCTGGAGCGTCTCGCTGCCGCCCTGGAAGTTCAAAGAGAAGGCGGAGGATCTCGACGCCACGATCGCTGCAGTTGCACAAGCCATCTGGAAAGATGAACGCGTGACGAAGTGGAGGCTCCTCGAGCATCCCCTGCTCAGCGGCGAGCTTGTTCTTCCCATGGTCAAAGTCGACGAATTCTCGGACCGCCTCGAAGCAGAGGTTCGAGGGCGGCGACTCGTCTACACGAATCGACGAGGATTGGAGGTGCAGAACTCATGA
- the casB gene encoding type I-E CRISPR-associated protein Cse2/CasB, with protein MTTSTKPGADRPRDLGDGEAVRKRMLAVIARLSGRSPSAVAGRAQLRSAIAKEPGSDPAIWAYTLEEGPERLLGDEPTRGECAVHLALTLWALHQGSHPTPMHLVTRRASTIGGSVRRLAVAAGAEHPEEHSSYKRLCAMIAAPTFAALSVHARGLVALLSSSDIPMDYGRFAADLYEWQDPERRSRVVRQWGRDFARTPHDDEPESD; from the coding sequence ATGACGACATCGACCAAGCCGGGTGCTGATCGGCCCCGAGATCTAGGAGACGGGGAGGCGGTTCGGAAGCGAATGCTCGCTGTGATCGCCAGACTCAGTGGCCGGAGTCCCTCAGCAGTCGCCGGACGTGCGCAATTGCGTTCGGCCATTGCCAAGGAGCCCGGGAGTGATCCGGCGATTTGGGCATACACTCTCGAGGAAGGCCCCGAACGCCTTCTCGGCGATGAACCGACACGGGGTGAATGTGCTGTTCACCTTGCCCTTACCCTGTGGGCGCTTCATCAAGGATCGCATCCGACGCCGATGCACCTGGTGACGCGACGAGCATCGACCATCGGCGGCTCCGTTCGACGACTCGCAGTGGCGGCTGGTGCCGAGCATCCAGAAGAGCACTCGAGCTACAAACGTCTGTGTGCGATGATTGCGGCACCGACATTCGCGGCTCTTTCCGTCCATGCTCGAGGGCTCGTCGCGCTCCTCTCTTCGTCAGATATTCCGATGGATTATGGGCGATTCGCAGCGGATCTCTACGAGTGGCAGGATCCCGAGAGGCGATCCCGAGTCGTTCGACAGTGGGGACGCGACTTCGCGCGAACGCCTCATGATGACGAGCCGGAATCCGATTGA
- the rlmB gene encoding 23S rRNA (guanosine(2251)-2'-O)-methyltransferase RlmB, whose product MAGNDGRRGAVRKPGSKKGAKVGTGGHSRRRLEGKGPTPKAEDRTYHPAHKRKLAREAKEAQEAAIARARAKTSIKIAPGHELIAGRNPVAEAVRANVPVERVFVLDNIKDDRVEEVIRLASTMGAPVFEVTRRDLDVATDGAVHQGVAIEVRGYEYMHVDDLIAGALQQVGTPLLVALDQVTDPHNLGAVLRSSGAFGVDGVIIPERRSAGVNTTAWKVSAGAAARVPVARATNLVRALEECKKAGFFIIGLDGGGDAPLRDLPLATSPLVVVTGAEGAGLSRLVREACDQIVSIPISSAVESLNAAVATGIALYEVASVRAEGE is encoded by the coding sequence ATGGCTGGAAACGACGGACGCCGCGGAGCGGTGCGCAAGCCCGGCTCGAAGAAGGGCGCGAAGGTCGGCACCGGCGGTCACTCGCGCCGTCGACTCGAGGGCAAGGGGCCGACGCCGAAGGCCGAGGACCGGACCTACCATCCCGCCCACAAGCGCAAGCTCGCCCGCGAGGCGAAGGAGGCCCAGGAGGCCGCGATCGCGAGGGCGAGGGCGAAGACCTCGATCAAGATCGCTCCCGGCCATGAGCTCATCGCGGGCCGCAACCCCGTCGCCGAAGCCGTCCGAGCGAATGTGCCGGTCGAGCGCGTATTCGTCCTGGACAACATCAAGGACGACCGGGTTGAAGAGGTCATTCGGCTCGCCTCGACGATGGGTGCGCCCGTGTTCGAAGTGACGCGGCGCGATCTGGACGTCGCGACCGACGGCGCCGTCCACCAGGGCGTCGCCATCGAGGTCCGCGGGTACGAGTACATGCACGTCGACGACCTCATCGCGGGGGCGCTTCAGCAGGTCGGTACGCCCTTGCTCGTCGCACTCGACCAGGTCACCGACCCGCACAACCTGGGTGCCGTTCTGCGGTCTTCAGGGGCCTTCGGGGTGGATGGTGTGATCATTCCGGAACGCCGTTCGGCGGGCGTGAACACGACCGCGTGGAAGGTGTCTGCGGGGGCGGCGGCGCGCGTGCCCGTGGCTCGGGCGACCAACCTCGTCCGCGCGCTCGAGGAGTGCAAGAAGGCCGGATTCTTCATCATCGGCCTCGACGGGGGAGGGGACGCCCCCCTGCGCGACCTGCCCCTGGCGACTTCGCCTTTGGTGGTCGTCACGGGTGCCGAGGGTGCGGGACTGTCCCGACTGGTGCGTGAGGCCTGCGACCAGATCGTCTCTATCCCGATCTCGTCCGCTGTTGAGTCCTTGAATGCGGCCGTCGCCACCGGCATCGCGCTCTACGAGGTGGCGTCGGTGCGGGCGGAGGGGGAGTAG
- a CDS encoding SIR2 family protein — protein MSAADISNDLLESFAPLVRDEAHLTFVLGAGASAPSGLPMWDEFARRVALSSGLVDSETAAGLLLSRQDPALVLEGAHAAAGDRWEDLLVEALYRGEFDPVPSPLHYAVAGHKVERPDSTTVATLNFDVLLEQALASREADGTDTVIEMSGHPIDGEMSVHHLHGVVAPGIVRSPVVSHSDYMHLQIAETPWQLDFLDACVQSGPLLFTGTSYRDPDIRQWLHRIRADKSRTAYAAIVTIVREGLGLSRKDFSSIEDALVKEWESVGLLALRLHDLCDIATVIRELAFVGQPEYVSPQERVRRIWDAHAEQLKDLQSRYSAELEQSARTISSAARCKVTAPTMWLADARGRIARWAGGGVIHQRIRTMRRVPTGHDSPRIAGEIVGTEEMKLKDEPRNPNVQPARRSVLGVPLYASDGVHPPFVCGALTFGMSVRSETLLKRREWYDALLDVGDEWGERLSRTAY, from the coding sequence ATGAGTGCAGCGGATATCTCGAACGATCTTCTTGAGAGCTTCGCGCCACTGGTCCGCGATGAAGCGCACCTCACCTTCGTCCTAGGCGCGGGAGCCTCAGCCCCGTCGGGCTTGCCGATGTGGGATGAATTCGCTCGGCGCGTCGCGCTTTCAAGCGGACTCGTCGACTCCGAAACGGCTGCGGGTCTCCTTCTGTCGCGTCAGGATCCTGCGCTCGTCCTCGAAGGAGCGCATGCGGCTGCTGGGGACCGCTGGGAGGACCTCCTAGTCGAAGCGCTCTATCGAGGGGAATTCGATCCGGTCCCTTCTCCTCTTCATTACGCGGTTGCCGGACATAAGGTCGAGCGACCGGATTCGACGACCGTGGCGACGTTGAACTTCGACGTGCTCCTTGAACAAGCGCTCGCGTCGAGAGAAGCGGACGGAACGGACACTGTCATCGAGATGAGCGGCCATCCGATTGATGGGGAGATGAGCGTCCATCACCTCCACGGAGTCGTCGCTCCGGGAATCGTCCGCTCACCCGTTGTTTCGCACTCCGATTACATGCACCTGCAGATCGCTGAAACCCCGTGGCAGCTCGACTTCCTCGATGCATGTGTACAATCCGGTCCCCTGCTCTTCACGGGCACATCGTACCGGGACCCGGATATTCGGCAGTGGCTCCATCGGATCCGGGCCGACAAGAGCCGGACCGCCTATGCCGCGATCGTCACGATTGTGCGCGAGGGATTGGGGCTGAGCCGAAAGGACTTCTCGTCGATTGAGGACGCGCTCGTCAAAGAATGGGAGTCAGTCGGCCTCTTAGCGCTTCGTCTTCACGACTTGTGCGACATCGCGACGGTCATCAGGGAGCTCGCCTTCGTCGGTCAGCCGGAATACGTCAGTCCGCAAGAGCGCGTGCGACGCATATGGGACGCTCACGCCGAGCAACTCAAAGACCTTCAATCCCGCTACTCCGCCGAACTTGAGCAATCGGCGCGGACCATCTCGAGTGCTGCCAGGTGCAAAGTGACCGCCCCGACCATGTGGCTGGCGGATGCGAGGGGAAGGATCGCCCGCTGGGCGGGCGGCGGTGTGATCCATCAGCGGATCCGAACGATGAGGCGCGTTCCTACCGGACACGACAGTCCGCGCATCGCGGGTGAGATCGTCGGTACAGAGGAGATGAAGCTCAAGGACGAACCGAGGAACCCGAATGTTCAGCCTGCGCGCAGATCCGTCCTCGGTGTTCCCCTCTACGCGAGTGATGGCGTGCATCCTCCGTTCGTGTGCGGAGCGCTGACCTTCGGAATGTCGGTGCGATCCGAGACTCTGCTCAAACGACGGGAATGGTACGACGCACTGCTCGATGTCGGCGACGAGTGGGGCGAGCGTCTGTCTCGGACCGCCTACTGA